The proteins below come from a single Zonotrichia leucophrys gambelii isolate GWCS_2022_RI chromosome 3, RI_Zleu_2.0, whole genome shotgun sequence genomic window:
- the STMN4 gene encoding stathmin-4 isoform X3, protein MTLAAYKEKMKELPLVSLFCSCFLSDPLNKPTYAYEDTVDLTWCVISDMEVIELNKRTSGQSFEVILKPPSFDGIPEFNASLPRRRDPSLEEIQKKLEAAEERRKYQEAELLKHLAEKREHEREVIQKAIEENNNFIKMAKEKLAQKMESNKENREAHLAAMLERLQEKVCSQPPHGKSHPHHLQLPPKHPEPAQGPSPSASVGAEAESAR, encoded by the exons CCTACAAGGAGAAGATGAAGGAGCTGCCCCTCGTCTCCCtcttctgctcctgcttcctctCGGATCCCCTCAACAAACCGACCTACGCCTACGAAG ACACGGTGGACCTGACCTGGTGCGTCATCTCCGACATGGAGGTGATCGAGCTCAACAAGCGCACCTCGGGCCAATCCTTCGAGGTCATCCTGAAGCCTCCGTCCTTCGACGGAATTCCCGAATTCAACGCCTCCCTGCCCCGGCGCCGCGACCCTTCCCTGGAGGAGATCCAGAAGAAGCTGGAAGCGGCCgaggagaggagaaag TACCAGGAGGCGGAGCTGCTGAAGCACCTGGCGGAAAAGCGGGAACACGAGCGGGAGGTGATCCAGAAGGCCATCGAGGAGAACAACAACTTCATCAAGATGGCCAAGGAGAAGCTGGCGCAGAAGATGGAGTCCAACAAGGAGAACCGCGAGGCGCACCTGGCGGCCATGCTGGAGCGCCTCCAGGAGAAG GTCTGTTCCCAACCTCCGCACGGAAAATCCCACCCTcaccacctccagctccctccaaAACATCCGGAGCCCGCCCAGGGCCCTTCTCCGAGCGCCTCCGTTGGGGCAGAGGCGGAGAGCGCCAGATAA